The following coding sequences lie in one Flagellimonas eckloniae genomic window:
- the bshB1 gene encoding bacillithiol biosynthesis deacetylase BshB1, giving the protein MKLDILVFGAHPDDAELGAGGTIAKEVARGKKVGIIDLTRGELGTRGSAEIRDKEAEKAANILGVSVRENMEFADGFFVNDKKHQMEVIKMIRKYCPEIVLCNAIDDRHIDHPKGSRLVSDACFLSGLVKIDTILAGEDQWQEAWRPKKVYHYIQWKNLEPDFAVDVSGFITKKTESILAYSSQFFDPKSDEPETPISSKNFIDSVNYRARDLGRLIGVEHAEGFTVERIPTVDNLDDLI; this is encoded by the coding sequence ATGAAATTAGACATTTTAGTATTTGGAGCCCATCCAGATGACGCAGAGCTTGGAGCTGGCGGAACAATTGCAAAAGAAGTAGCTAGAGGCAAGAAAGTTGGTATTATTGATTTGACCAGGGGTGAATTGGGAACGAGGGGGTCGGCTGAAATCAGAGATAAAGAGGCCGAAAAAGCTGCAAATATTTTAGGAGTATCCGTGCGGGAAAATATGGAATTTGCTGATGGTTTCTTCGTAAATGACAAAAAACACCAAATGGAGGTCATTAAAATGATTCGAAAATATTGTCCGGAAATTGTATTGTGCAATGCTATTGATGACAGACATATTGACCATCCAAAAGGGAGTAGATTAGTTAGTGATGCATGCTTCTTAAGCGGTTTAGTTAAAATCGACACAATATTGGCAGGTGAAGACCAATGGCAGGAGGCTTGGCGACCAAAAAAGGTATATCACTATATCCAATGGAAAAATCTGGAACCTGACTTTGCCGTTGACGTTTCCGGTTTTATTACTAAAAAGACAGAATCCATTTTAGCGTATTCCTCACAATTTTTTGACCCGAAAAGCGATGAACCTGAAACTCCAATAAGTAGTAAAAATTTTATTGACAGTGTTAATTATAGAGCTAGGGATTTAGGAAGACTTATAGGTGTGGAACATGCCGAAGGCTTTACCGTAGAACGTATCCCTACAGTGGATAATCTAGATGATTTAATTTGA
- a CDS encoding M28 family peptidase, which produces MKKIALVVLASVFSCNTSQKTVSETPAKTKEISPITYAQTITQDELKGHLYTYASDEFEGRETGQPGQKKAVEYLKKQYEALGIPAAKKDGDYFQNVPLQVANVPTGNATFNGTAFQIGEDLVTFSSAKGTYNEIVYLGYGIEDGDYSDYNGIDVEGKLVLIKSGEPKNADGTYTLSKTNEKSAWSNMSEGVGKKNKIALDKGAAGVLYFDAQNFSRFKGYFNYMKKNQSGKMTLKDEASDDFMILLNKTAVGTIKSDIENDDTPKVVSTNIILDITSGNDEVSSENVAAILKGSEKPDEYIVISSHLDHIGISSDGQINNGADDDGSGSVALLEIAEAFKKAADAGEGPKRSIVFLHVTGEEKGLLGSKYYTDYEPILPLAQTVANLNIDMIGRIDPKRDGDRNYVYLIGSDKLSTELHELSEAVNEKYMNIELDYTYNDENDPNRFYYRSDHYNFAKNNIPIIFYFNGTHADYHRPGDTPDKINYDLLENRTRLVFYTAWEVANRENKVVVDKAAK; this is translated from the coding sequence ATGAAAAAAATAGCTCTGGTCGTTCTAGCATCAGTTTTTTCGTGTAATACTTCACAAAAAACAGTTTCAGAAACTCCTGCTAAAACAAAAGAAATTAGTCCCATCACATATGCCCAAACAATAACCCAAGATGAATTAAAAGGCCATCTTTACACCTATGCATCCGATGAGTTTGAAGGTCGGGAAACTGGCCAGCCAGGGCAGAAAAAAGCGGTTGAATACCTTAAGAAACAATATGAGGCTCTGGGTATTCCCGCTGCAAAAAAAGACGGTGATTATTTCCAAAATGTTCCATTGCAAGTGGCTAATGTGCCCACGGGAAATGCAACTTTTAATGGGACAGCTTTTCAAATAGGGGAAGATTTGGTCACATTTAGTTCAGCTAAAGGCACCTATAATGAAATTGTTTATCTCGGTTATGGTATTGAAGATGGAGATTATTCAGACTACAACGGAATCGATGTAGAAGGAAAATTGGTATTGATCAAGTCAGGAGAGCCAAAAAATGCCGATGGCACCTATACTTTATCAAAAACCAATGAAAAATCGGCATGGAGCAATATGTCTGAAGGAGTTGGCAAAAAAAATAAGATAGCCCTAGACAAAGGGGCTGCTGGGGTTCTCTATTTTGATGCACAAAATTTTTCGCGTTTCAAAGGTTATTTTAATTACATGAAAAAAAACCAGAGTGGAAAAATGACATTGAAGGATGAGGCAAGTGATGATTTTATGATTTTGTTGAACAAAACAGCCGTTGGTACCATCAAATCCGATATTGAAAATGACGATACTCCCAAGGTAGTTTCAACCAATATTATACTTGATATAACTAGTGGGAATGATGAAGTAAGTTCTGAGAACGTAGCTGCCATACTTAAAGGTTCCGAAAAACCTGATGAATATATTGTAATTTCCTCCCACTTGGATCATATAGGCATCTCTTCAGATGGTCAAATCAACAATGGAGCAGATGATGATGGTTCTGGAAGTGTGGCGTTGCTTGAAATTGCAGAAGCATTTAAAAAAGCTGCTGATGCTGGTGAAGGACCTAAACGTTCCATAGTTTTTTTACATGTTACCGGTGAGGAAAAAGGTCTTTTGGGTTCAAAATATTATACAGATTATGAACCTATTCTACCATTGGCACAAACAGTGGCCAACCTTAATATAGATATGATAGGTAGAATCGACCCAAAACGTGATGGTGATAGAAACTATGTTTATCTAATTGGATCGGATAAACTTAGTACAGAGCTACATGAGCTTTCCGAAGCAGTAAATGAAAAATATATGAACATTGAACTGGATTATACTTACAATGATGAAAATGATCCAAACCGGTTTTATTATAGAAGTGATCATTACAACTTTGCCAAAAACAACATTCCGATCATATTCTATTTTAATGGAACACATGCAGACTACCATAGGCCCGGAGATACACCGGACAAGATAAACTACGATCTATTGGAAAATAGAACTCGACTTGTTTTCTATACAGCATGGGAAGTGGCCAATAGAGAAAATAAAGTTGTGGTAGACAAAGCAGCCAAATAA
- a CDS encoding Plug domain-containing protein — protein sequence MIFNGHAQNLLEKENIVPANAADAEKIYVQLSGNTYSTIETIWFKAIVVNAFNNTPTTKSGILHVELIDLLDQRIVDNKLLKINSGIADSFFQLHSNYREGKYIIRAYTEWNKNFGTDFIFSTPINIYQFQLKENKPNPIRDVVFTKDLSENKFTISSKVFPLELDSLHKGKSMVYLNWEGGTDSIEVKHKKNLGTLIEYNVPLDAQIINYQLNTQNKKFIKSVVLDEEYGSLSFFPEGGSLVNGLESNVGFKYLDYRGKGAKVEGIVMDEEENKIISFESNALGMGKVALQPKAGKTYYGVLQTKYGNTFKYALPKAKTEGTVLNISNTKSYRNLFFRAKSKKPDSVFVKVFHKGKDILFLKSKLKRGRFAYRIMNEQLPHGVIRVTVYDKNYKPINERHFFNSLPNENLKVSIKIDKQEYKLRDSVVVSIGTQKNNTPIPASVSVMAIDSAYFSETNVSRSSIISYFLLESDIRGEIENPFYYFQNYKHLSDLDDLMLTQGWSNYKYDEPKKAKYIQAEKGLELTGTVGGVQRVKKRKKLKNNTYTINMVSFSDPIQAYTQEIDSTGYFKFALNESYGNGMKFVIQPADLRNKSDFFKVNIKRRKIPEIAYELDKVIVPVDSIIEKRVVEKMKENIRLDPFLLPNTIALNEVVVSDYELTPKRTEMKELHGLPDVVIDNNELIKNKKNWTGQLYQWLLFNYPEELEVIRVGPGGGFQIARVHGAGFTYVVVDGIPVDIDNYDIIGNIPLEAIKSAEILRTASTANRYCLEVFNSPCISPPEFPAILALYTYSGKGLFGAFPKKTSLLKDTAPQYSPKREFYAPEYTNPSSIDWSAPDLRTLLHWQPNISTNKDGTADITFFNGDTTGKMIVICEGITVDGSVGYSEITYEIVE from the coding sequence ATGATTTTCAATGGTCATGCCCAGAACTTATTGGAAAAAGAAAATATCGTTCCGGCTAACGCAGCTGATGCCGAAAAAATATATGTACAGCTTAGTGGAAATACCTATAGCACCATAGAGACCATTTGGTTCAAGGCTATCGTAGTTAATGCCTTCAACAATACACCAACAACAAAAAGTGGTATCCTGCATGTGGAGCTAATTGATCTTTTGGACCAACGTATTGTTGATAATAAGCTTTTAAAAATAAACAGCGGTATCGCAGATAGTTTTTTTCAGCTGCATTCCAACTATCGTGAAGGTAAATATATAATTAGGGCCTATACGGAGTGGAATAAAAATTTTGGAACGGACTTTATATTTTCAACTCCCATAAATATCTATCAATTCCAGCTAAAGGAAAATAAACCAAACCCTATTAGGGATGTTGTTTTTACGAAGGACCTATCAGAAAATAAATTTACTATTTCCTCTAAGGTATTTCCCTTGGAACTGGACAGTCTTCATAAGGGTAAATCAATGGTATATCTAAATTGGGAAGGAGGTACCGATTCCATTGAAGTAAAACATAAAAAAAACCTAGGAACCTTAATTGAATACAATGTACCTCTTGATGCGCAGATAATTAATTATCAATTAAATACACAGAACAAGAAATTTATAAAATCTGTGGTGCTGGATGAGGAATATGGTTCTTTAAGTTTTTTTCCGGAAGGAGGATCATTGGTAAATGGTCTTGAGAGCAATGTTGGATTCAAATATCTAGATTATAGAGGGAAGGGAGCAAAAGTTGAGGGAATTGTGATGGATGAAGAGGAGAACAAAATCATAAGTTTTGAAAGCAATGCATTGGGCATGGGGAAAGTAGCTTTACAGCCCAAAGCAGGAAAAACCTATTATGGTGTTTTACAGACAAAATACGGAAATACGTTTAAATATGCATTGCCAAAGGCCAAAACGGAGGGTACGGTTCTTAACATTTCCAATACAAAAAGCTATCGGAATCTTTTTTTTCGGGCCAAGTCCAAAAAACCCGATAGTGTTTTTGTAAAGGTATTCCATAAGGGAAAGGATATTTTGTTTTTAAAATCGAAGTTAAAAAGGGGACGATTTGCCTATCGTATTATGAATGAACAATTACCTCACGGGGTAATTCGCGTCACCGTTTATGACAAAAATTATAAACCAATAAATGAACGTCATTTTTTCAATTCATTACCTAATGAAAATTTGAAAGTGTCAATTAAAATTGATAAACAGGAATATAAATTGAGGGATAGTGTTGTAGTTTCAATTGGCACACAAAAAAACAATACTCCAATTCCTGCATCAGTATCCGTAATGGCGATAGATTCAGCGTATTTTTCGGAAACCAATGTCAGTAGAAGTAGTATTATATCATATTTTTTATTGGAATCGGATATAAGAGGAGAAATAGAAAACCCATTCTATTATTTTCAAAACTATAAACACTTGTCAGATTTGGATGATTTAATGTTGACTCAGGGATGGAGCAACTATAAATATGATGAACCAAAAAAGGCCAAATATATTCAAGCGGAAAAGGGTCTGGAATTAACTGGTACCGTAGGAGGAGTACAGAGGGTCAAGAAAAGAAAAAAACTAAAAAATAATACGTATACCATCAATATGGTTTCCTTTAGTGACCCAATACAGGCGTATACCCAGGAAATTGACAGTACGGGATACTTTAAGTTTGCACTTAATGAAAGCTATGGAAATGGGATGAAATTTGTCATTCAACCAGCGGATTTACGTAACAAAAGCGATTTTTTCAAAGTAAATATTAAAAGACGCAAAATACCTGAGATAGCTTACGAACTTGACAAAGTTATTGTACCCGTTGATAGTATTATTGAAAAAAGGGTTGTTGAAAAAATGAAGGAGAACATTCGTTTGGATCCTTTTCTGTTGCCGAACACCATAGCGCTCAATGAAGTAGTTGTAAGCGATTATGAGCTTACCCCAAAAAGGACGGAAATGAAGGAGCTGCATGGTCTTCCGGATGTTGTCATTGATAACAATGAGCTTATAAAAAATAAAAAGAATTGGACAGGACAGTTATATCAATGGCTATTGTTCAATTATCCAGAAGAATTGGAAGTCATAAGGGTAGGTCCAGGGGGAGGTTTTCAGATAGCACGTGTGCATGGGGCAGGATTCACGTATGTTGTAGTTGATGGAATCCCAGTGGATATAGATAATTATGATATCATTGGTAATATTCCATTGGAAGCAATAAAAAGTGCAGAGATTTTAAGAACCGCTTCTACTGCCAATAGGTACTGTTTGGAAGTTTTTAACTCTCCTTGCATATCCCCACCTGAATTTCCAGCTATTTTGGCCTTATATACCTACTCGGGCAAAGGACTTTTCGGTGCCTTTCCTAAAAAAACCAGCCTGCTAAAGGACACTGCACCCCAATATTCACCGAAAAGGGAATTTTATGCACCCGAGTATACGAATCCTTCCAGCATAGATTGGAGTGCGCCAGACCTTAGAACTCTACTTCATTGGCAACCCAATATTAGTACCAATAAAGATGGTACTGCTGACATAACTTTCTTTAATGGGGATACCACCGGAAAAATGATAGTAATTTGCGAAGGTATAACGGTAGATGGGAGCGTGGGCTATTCAGAAATAACATATGAAATTGTGGAATGA
- a CDS encoding putative metal-binding motif-containing protein: protein MKTSYSSIFRASFVGIALFVMISCSNDDNCTTQTFYLDKDLDGFGGIESTSACKAPTTAVGQYVTKDGDTNDNDPNINPGCDLVFYLDEDNDGFGVGDPLSFCKNPDEDLYTDNDTTFDCDDTNPNINPDTTEIANDGIDNNCDGIELVKAVIWTGPDMQFSKPGGLTNWVDGSQFHDQLTENVSLTRSNNGYITNISWWVNEITQVPTENEDLEWEYKGRDSEPVANIGTAEPAGGPQGVRWAILEQGGETKAWDNFNLYGTLGDPTHFYSLNNIASICDILDGNFDLIRIIDDFGVEGNEEEYLDFDTLRFQFLEGKSLGVWLVEEDIYLTLTFDSISNSFGDMSYTRSSPVNN, encoded by the coding sequence ATGAAAACTAGTTATTCCTCAATTTTTAGGGCAAGCTTTGTCGGTATTGCCCTTTTTGTTATGATTTCTTGCAGCAACGATGACAATTGCACTACCCAAACCTTCTACCTTGATAAAGACCTAGATGGTTTTGGTGGAATAGAATCCACTTCTGCCTGTAAAGCACCAACTACAGCTGTGGGGCAATATGTTACCAAGGATGGTGATACCAATGACAATGACCCAAACATTAATCCTGGATGCGATTTGGTTTTTTATTTGGATGAAGATAATGATGGTTTTGGTGTTGGTGATCCCTTATCATTCTGCAAAAATCCTGATGAAGATTTATATACAGATAATGATACCACTTTTGATTGTGATGACACTAATCCCAACATTAATCCAGACACAACAGAAATAGCCAATGATGGTATCGACAATAATTGTGATGGCATTGAATTGGTCAAAGCCGTTATATGGACAGGACCAGATATGCAGTTCTCCAAACCTGGAGGGCTAACGAACTGGGTTGATGGTAGTCAATTCCATGACCAGTTAACAGAAAACGTCTCCCTAACCCGATCAAACAATGGTTATATAACCAATATATCTTGGTGGGTAAATGAAATTACTCAAGTACCTACTGAAAATGAGGACCTTGAATGGGAATATAAAGGTAGAGATTCTGAGCCAGTTGCCAATATTGGCACTGCTGAACCTGCAGGTGGTCCCCAAGGTGTTCGTTGGGCTATTTTGGAGCAAGGTGGGGAAACAAAAGCATGGGATAATTTTAACTTATATGGTACCCTAGGCGACCCAACCCATTTTTATAGTTTAAATAATATTGCTTCAATCTGTGATATACTGGATGGAAATTTTGACCTAATTCGGATTATTGATGACTTTGGTGTAGAAGGAAACGAAGAGGAGTATCTTGATTTTGATACTCTGAGATTTCAATTCTTGGAAGGAAAATCCCTTGGGGTTTGGCTCGTAGAAGAAGATATCTATTTAACCTTAACCTTTGATTCAATTTCCAATTCATTTGGAGATATGAGCTATACCCGCTCTTCACCAGTGAATAATTAA
- a CDS encoding ATP-binding protein, producing MANYFNLRKFLGKAIMLFCVLLFALPSQGQQNKRDSLTFRLKRLETANKFNPKDTTHINLLADLAHVYRFINNDSLKNISQRALKFSKAIGFVHGEIKALENIGNYYSDEGDREKSKFIFKKALKLCKETQDKKSELNLINGLAHDYSYEGNYAQALNLFLQGIDVAKQIDNKHMLSILNESIANLYADQKDFKNALSFYDTVIAINKQLGNDKIHAETQSNMAYLYKEAKNFDYAMFNVNKSIITFEKHKIYDWLAYAYAVKGDVYLEQKKYQWALYWYDQSDMLHRQHLDDERAKIQLLKGMAKVYLGLGRDSLALQYANEGLQLSQKIKTLQGQIECAETLYELHKNNENHSVALNYLEIFKKLSDSLSLDKNRQSLSLLEAKIGYEQEKKELIASNKTALAKQRNYIYFTVIILLILAVVTFLIRRSENIQKKLNKELHEKSEVVSERESELHEINRTKTKLFSIIAHDLRGPIGALQGMLKLFTDGEIGKDEFISFIPKLKADVEHISFSLNNLLSWGQTQLNGVTTKPRRTSIDKIISGNVKLLSELAASKSIKIITQEFNESQLIWADQNQIDIAVRNLLSNAIKFTPENGLITIELEEKRDVFQVMIRDTGIGMNKDIQKKIFTDTTNITTYGTNNEKGTGLGLSLCKEMIQMNKGEIWVESALRKGSTFFFTVPKAEKRYQKAG from the coding sequence ATGGCGAATTACTTTAATCTCCGAAAATTCCTTGGAAAAGCAATCATGCTTTTTTGCGTGCTCCTTTTTGCACTCCCATCACAAGGTCAACAAAACAAAAGGGATAGCCTCACATTCAGATTAAAACGATTGGAAACCGCAAATAAGTTCAATCCAAAGGATACCACCCATATAAACTTACTTGCCGACCTTGCCCATGTGTACCGTTTTATAAACAACGATAGTTTGAAAAATATATCGCAGAGGGCCTTAAAATTCAGTAAGGCCATTGGTTTTGTACATGGAGAAATAAAAGCTTTGGAGAACATTGGGAATTACTATTCAGATGAAGGAGATAGAGAGAAATCAAAATTCATATTCAAGAAAGCACTCAAACTTTGTAAGGAAACCCAGGATAAAAAAAGCGAATTAAACCTTATCAACGGTCTTGCACATGATTATAGTTATGAAGGTAATTACGCTCAGGCCCTTAATCTTTTCTTACAAGGAATTGATGTTGCTAAGCAAATAGATAATAAACATATGCTTTCCATTTTGAACGAAAGTATTGCCAATCTGTATGCTGACCAAAAGGACTTTAAAAATGCATTGAGTTTTTATGATACCGTTATAGCAATAAACAAACAATTGGGGAATGATAAAATTCATGCCGAAACCCAAAGTAATATGGCCTACCTGTATAAGGAGGCAAAAAACTTTGACTATGCCATGTTTAATGTTAACAAGAGTATTATAACTTTTGAAAAGCATAAAATTTATGACTGGTTAGCCTATGCCTATGCCGTAAAAGGGGATGTCTATCTTGAACAAAAAAAATACCAATGGGCCTTATATTGGTACGATCAAAGTGATATGCTACATAGGCAACACCTTGATGACGAAAGAGCTAAAATTCAGCTTTTAAAGGGGATGGCAAAAGTATATTTAGGTTTGGGCAGAGATAGTCTTGCTTTACAATACGCTAACGAAGGCTTACAATTATCACAGAAAATTAAAACTTTACAGGGACAGATAGAATGTGCGGAGACCCTATATGAACTTCATAAAAACAATGAAAACCATTCTGTTGCTTTAAACTATCTTGAAATCTTCAAAAAACTTTCAGATTCACTTTCACTGGATAAGAATAGACAAAGTCTGTCTTTATTGGAAGCAAAAATAGGATATGAACAGGAAAAAAAAGAGCTTATTGCTTCAAATAAAACAGCCTTGGCCAAACAGCGCAATTACATCTACTTTACGGTCATCATCCTATTAATTTTAGCCGTTGTTACATTCTTGATAAGACGAAGTGAGAATATTCAAAAGAAGTTAAACAAGGAGTTGCATGAAAAATCCGAAGTGGTAAGTGAACGAGAATCCGAATTACATGAAATAAATAGAACCAAAACCAAACTCTTCTCAATAATAGCCCATGATCTAAGAGGTCCTATTGGGGCACTCCAGGGAATGCTTAAATTATTCACAGATGGCGAAATTGGAAAAGACGAGTTTATCTCGTTCATTCCAAAATTAAAGGCTGATGTTGAGCACATATCATTCTCTTTGAACAATCTTTTGTCATGGGGACAAACCCAACTTAATGGTGTAACTACCAAACCCAGAAGAACTTCCATAGATAAAATAATATCCGGAAATGTGAAATTGCTGTCCGAACTAGCAGCCAGTAAATCAATAAAAATAATCACTCAAGAGTTTAATGAAAGCCAGCTTATTTGGGCGGATCAAAATCAAATAGATATCGCCGTTAGAAATTTGCTGAGCAACGCTATTAAATTTACGCCCGAAAATGGTCTTATTACAATTGAATTGGAAGAAAAGAGGGATGTTTTCCAAGTGATGATACGGGATACTGGAATTGGGATGAACAAGGATATCCAAAAAAAGATATTTACCGACACAACCAACATTACCACCTACGGAACCAATAATGAAAAAGGTACAGGCTTAGGCCTTTCGTTATGTAAAGAAATGATTCAAATGAACAAGGGTGAAATCTGGGTAGAAAGTGCACTCAGAAAAGGCTCAACTTTTTTCTTTACTGTACCAAAAGCGGAAAAAAGATATCAAAAAGCTGGCTAG
- a CDS encoding trans-sulfuration enzyme family protein, with the protein MDQKGVNTVCIHTGELEDKEFKGVISPLYMSTSYAFEDVDVKRYPRYFNTPNQEALCKKLAALEHAEAAMIFGSGMAAISTGLMTFLQAGDHIVLQQTLYGGTYNFVATQLEKYGIGYSFTSGWAVEDFEKEIKPNTKVIYIETPSNPLLTITNLREVSNLARQRGILTMIDNTFASPVNQNPIDFGIDVVLHSATKYMGGHSDICAGVIASSEENMEKVFQTAICFGGSLSDYTVWLLERSIKTMGIRVNAQNENAMKMAMYLSSNKDVENVYYPGLESHNDHNLAKSQMKGYGGMLTFELNSDIDVSLFFKSLKLIKPAMSLAGVESTVSSPVHTSHALMSPEDRIKQGINSSQVRFSLGIEEIEDLVTDIEQAIAKVKSATVPA; encoded by the coding sequence ATGGACCAAAAAGGAGTAAATACGGTTTGCATACATACTGGGGAATTGGAGGATAAAGAATTCAAGGGAGTCATTTCCCCTTTGTACATGAGTACTTCTTATGCTTTTGAAGATGTTGATGTAAAACGTTATCCAAGATATTTTAATACACCGAACCAAGAAGCATTGTGTAAAAAATTAGCAGCATTGGAACATGCCGAAGCGGCAATGATTTTTGGAAGTGGGATGGCGGCCATTAGTACAGGACTGATGACTTTTTTACAAGCAGGGGACCATATTGTCTTGCAACAGACTCTTTATGGTGGCACTTATAATTTTGTAGCTACCCAACTGGAGAAGTACGGCATTGGGTATTCATTTACCAGTGGATGGGCGGTTGAGGATTTTGAAAAAGAAATCAAACCAAACACCAAGGTGATTTATATTGAAACTCCCTCAAATCCGTTATTGACGATAACCAATTTAAGGGAAGTTTCAAACTTGGCTAGGCAGCGTGGCATTTTAACAATGATTGATAATACTTTTGCCAGTCCCGTTAATCAAAACCCTATTGATTTTGGTATAGATGTGGTGCTCCATAGTGCAACAAAATACATGGGTGGCCATTCGGACATCTGCGCAGGAGTTATTGCATCATCCGAAGAAAATATGGAGAAGGTTTTTCAGACCGCTATTTGTTTTGGTGGTAGTTTAAGCGACTATACCGTTTGGCTTTTAGAACGAAGTATCAAGACAATGGGAATTCGAGTTAATGCCCAAAATGAAAATGCCATGAAGATGGCGATGTATTTAAGTAGCAACAAAGATGTTGAAAATGTGTACTACCCTGGTCTTGAATCCCATAATGATCACAACTTGGCCAAATCCCAAATGAAAGGGTATGGAGGAATGCTCACCTTTGAATTAAATTCAGATATTGATGTTTCTTTGTTTTTTAAGAGCCTTAAACTAATTAAACCTGCAATGAGCCTAGCGGGAGTGGAAAGCACAGTGTCATCTCCAGTGCATACTTCACATGCACTTATGAGTCCTGAAGACCGAATAAAACAAGGAATCAATAGTTCCCAGGTGCGTTTTTCGTTAGGAATAGAAGAAATTGAGGACTTAGTAACCGATATTGAACAGGCCATCGCCAAAGTTAAATCTGCGACAGTTCCCGCATAA
- a CDS encoding MATE family efflux transporter codes for MTNFNIPSLKQLFNYFWIAISGKETEFTSGSIRKAIFMLSIPMILEMLMESIFALVDIAYVSQVSVNAVATIGLTESVITLIYALAIGLSMAATAVVARRIGEKDVQGAKEAAVQAIGLGILISILLGIFGILYAKEILALMGGEPDLIAEGYGYTKLLIGGNITIMLLFLINAIFRGAGDASIAMWTLVLSNGLNIILDPIFIFGWGPVPEYGVMGAAIATNIGRGTAVLFQLGILFFGWGKIKLALKDLVLNFKVMVNLVKVSLGGIAQFLIGTSSWVFLMRIMSEFGSEVLAGYTIAIRVMMFTLMPSWGMSNAAATLVGQNLGAKKPERAEISVWKTGKYNAYFMGLVSLVYLLFAKSIISWFNATPSVVENGALCLQIIAAGYIFYAYGMVLTQAFNGAGDTKTPTKINFFSFWMFQLPVAYTAALVLDWGATGVFIAITAAEVVLAIMAMIWFKKGNWKKVEV; via the coding sequence ATGACAAACTTTAATATACCTTCTTTAAAACAATTATTTAACTATTTCTGGATTGCGATATCTGGTAAAGAGACAGAATTTACATCCGGCAGTATCCGCAAGGCCATATTTATGCTTTCCATTCCCATGATTTTGGAAATGCTCATGGAATCCATCTTTGCTTTGGTGGATATAGCCTATGTTTCCCAAGTCAGTGTGAATGCAGTAGCGACCATTGGACTTACAGAGTCTGTAATTACCTTGATATATGCATTGGCCATAGGTTTAAGTATGGCAGCTACAGCGGTTGTTGCCCGAAGAATTGGCGAGAAAGACGTTCAAGGAGCTAAAGAGGCTGCAGTACAGGCTATAGGTTTGGGAATACTAATTTCTATTTTGCTTGGTATTTTCGGAATCTTATATGCAAAGGAAATATTAGCGCTAATGGGCGGTGAACCCGACCTGATTGCTGAAGGGTATGGCTATACCAAACTCTTAATAGGAGGTAACATAACCATAATGTTACTTTTTTTGATCAATGCTATTTTTCGAGGTGCCGGTGATGCGTCAATAGCCATGTGGACCTTGGTATTATCTAATGGATTGAATATTATTTTGGATCCTATCTTTATTTTTGGCTGGGGTCCGGTGCCCGAGTATGGGGTCATGGGTGCTGCAATAGCCACAAATATTGGACGTGGAACAGCAGTTTTATTTCAATTGGGAATTTTATTTTTTGGTTGGGGTAAAATAAAGCTGGCTTTAAAGGATTTGGTATTAAACTTTAAAGTCATGGTCAATTTGGTCAAAGTTTCCTTAGGCGGTATAGCCCAATTTTTAATAGGAACTTCCAGCTGGGTTTTCTTAATGCGCATTATGTCCGAGTTTGGAAGTGAGGTGCTGGCCGGCTATACCATTGCCATTAGGGTAATGATGTTTACGCTAATGCCGTCTTGGGGTATGAGCAATGCTGCGGCAACATTGGTCGGACAAAACCTAGGAGCTAAAAAACCTGAACGTGCAGAAATATCAGTTTGGAAAACTGGAAAGTACAACGCCTACTTTATGGGATTGGTTTCTTTGGTGTATCTATTGTTTGCCAAATCAATAATTTCATGGTTCAATGCAACACCAAGTGTGGTAGAAAATGGAGCATTATGTCTGCAAATTATTGCAGCTGGCTATATTTTCTATGCATATGGAATGGTACTGACCCAAGCATTTAATGGAGCGGGCGATACCAAAACACCTACCAAAATAAATTTTTTCTCCTTTTGGATGTTCCAGTTGCCAGTTGCATATACTGCCGCTTTGGTTTTGGACTGGGGTGCCACAGGGGTCTTTATTGCAATTACCGCTGCCGAGGTAGTATTGGCCATAATGGCAATGATATGGTTTAAAAAAGGAAACTGGAAAAAAGTAGAGGTGTAA